A portion of the Octadecabacter sp. SW4 genome contains these proteins:
- a CDS encoding disulfide bond formation protein B → MMPTNRNSSEHWLFAAWVLALVSTLAVLFIGEVLGQTPCVLCWYQRAFMFPLAVILGIAVWRLDVNIWVYCLPLALIGAAIALWHLGLYYGLIAESIQPCTASGPSCIDEGMVILGLPIPLLSLGAFGTITACLLKLANGRKT, encoded by the coding sequence ATGATGCCGACAAACCGCAATTCTTCGGAACACTGGCTGTTCGCCGCGTGGGTGCTGGCGCTGGTCTCCACTCTGGCCGTGTTGTTCATTGGCGAAGTTCTGGGCCAGACGCCCTGCGTGCTGTGCTGGTATCAGAGGGCGTTCATGTTTCCGCTTGCGGTGATCCTTGGAATTGCGGTGTGGCGGTTGGATGTGAATATCTGGGTCTACTGCCTACCACTGGCACTGATCGGCGCGGCCATCGCGCTTTGGCACCTGGGGCTGTATTACGGGCTGATCGCTGAAAGCATCCAGCCCTGCACTGCCTCCGGCCCATCGTGCATTGACGAGGGCATGGTAATCCTCGGCCTGCCGATCCCGCTCTTGTCTCTCGGTGCCTTTGGCACCATCACAGCTTGCCTGCTGAAACTTGCAAACGGAAGAAAAACATGA
- a CDS encoding SCO family protein: MFRADFELTDHQGTVRTDEDFAGKWLLVFFGFTNCPDICPTTLAEVATVMDDLGPQADRVQPLFISVDPERDTPIQLADFVPRFHPAIIGLTGTPDQIMRTGASFKIYYEKITEAAAPDGYTMAHSSQLFLFDPQGGYVKAFAYGTPAEEILADVDGRL, translated from the coding sequence GTGTTTCGCGCCGATTTCGAGCTTACCGACCATCAGGGAACGGTGCGCACAGACGAGGATTTCGCGGGAAAGTGGCTTTTGGTGTTTTTCGGCTTTACCAATTGCCCCGACATATGCCCGACCACGCTTGCCGAAGTCGCGACCGTCATGGACGATCTGGGGCCGCAGGCTGACCGGGTACAGCCGCTGTTCATTTCCGTGGACCCCGAGCGTGACACGCCAATTCAACTGGCCGATTTCGTGCCGCGCTTTCACCCGGCCATCATCGGCCTGACTGGAACGCCGGACCAGATCATGCGGACGGGTGCCTCCTTCAAGATCTACTATGAGAAAATCACCGAAGCGGCGGCACCTGACGGCTATACCATGGCCCATTCGTCGCAGCTTTTCCTGTTCGACCCGCAGGGCGGATATGTGAAGGCTTTCGCCTATGGTACGCCGGCCGAGGAAATCCTGGCCGATGTCGATGGGAGACTATGA
- a CDS encoding helix-turn-helix domain-containing protein — protein sequence MLTIGTLARKTGTKVQTIRYYEQVGLMLEPDRTEGGQRRYDGDGLDRLAFIRHARQLGFTLEAIRELLDLSDDPEKPCDEADQIARRQLLQVEQRIARLEALRTELERMVHECSGGNTADCRVLEVLRDHSECLTKHDEIGA from the coding sequence ATGCTGACCATCGGAACATTGGCCCGAAAGACTGGCACCAAGGTGCAAACCATTCGGTACTATGAGCAAGTAGGCCTCATGCTTGAACCGGACCGCACCGAAGGCGGGCAGCGCCGCTATGACGGTGACGGGCTTGACCGGCTGGCCTTCATTCGCCACGCCCGTCAGCTCGGGTTCACGCTTGAGGCAATCCGGGAGCTTCTCGACCTGTCGGATGATCCGGAGAAGCCCTGCGATGAGGCTGACCAGATTGCCCGGCGCCAGCTACTTCAGGTCGAACAACGTATCGCGCGACTGGAGGCGCTGCGGACCGAGCTTGAGCGCATGGTCCATGAATGCAGCGGCGGCAACACCGCGGATTGCCGTGTTCTGGAAGTTCTGCGCGATCACTCTGAATGCCTCACGAAACACGATGAGATCGGCGCGTAG